Proteins co-encoded in one Theileria equi strain WA chromosome 3, complete sequence genomic window:
- a CDS encoding signal peptide-containing protein (encoded by transcript BEWA_003760A): MNVSSIFLATCLLGLCRCRNSRLPTDRLFIEVLDDYAEDEVVSYHLIKGTRKNISSGQRLVWDLSNGTVYEAEYTQPSARRSNAGKVEDVAVDETPVTQSSRHATTLNIAKPDEQCNSFDYTFTANRVKLIVPKKNTTVIRLVDGEKEIWIPSTGETFDHTKAYLNKDKKPELVLVVTTSSGASKEYYLELKDSKWVSCDDHDAKMRSLRDPAEWISNFELDLSLANSTNECSIFETELLGVTTKHFFPKPGYLAKGVKDVNGLLWSSSKPIYTEGTIGRHSRYYNDYCLSCIIHKKGSMELLEMVVVETLSRRWKYFEKSGEEWMEINKTDFDQKLRDLKMEQSTTPESKY; encoded by the coding sequence atgaatgtatcttccatttttttgGCAACCTGTCTACTAGGACTATGCCGTTGCAGAAACTCAAGACTTCCCACTGACAGACTCTTTATCGAGGTTCTAGACGACTATGCAGAGGATGAAGTTGTCAGCTATCATCTCATAAAGGGaacaaggaagaatatatcGAGTGGCCAAAGGCTGGTATGGGATTTGTCCAATGGAACTGTCTATGAAGCAGAGTATACACAGCCATCAGCTCGTAGATCTAATGCTGGAAAGGTAGAAGATGTAGCAGTGGATGAAACTCCAGTTACTCAATCATCTAGACACGCTACTACTCTTAATATTGCTAAACCAGACGAACAATGCAACTCCTTTGACTATACCTTTACTGCAAACAGAGTTAAACTTattgttccaaagaagaacaCTACAGTTATAAGGTTAGTAGATGGTGAGAAAGAAATCTGGATTCCATCTACTGGAGAAACATTTGACCATACTAAAGCCTATCTtaacaaggataagaagCCTGAACTGGTCCTTGTAGTAACCACTTCCTCTGGCGCTTCTAAGGAGTACTATCTTGAACTCAAGGATAGTAAATGGGTATCCTGTGATGATCATGATGCCAAGATGAGGAGCTTGAGGGATCCTGCAGAATGGATCTCAAACTTTGAACTTGATCTTTCCTTGGCCAATAGTACTAATGAATGTAGCATCTTTGAAACGGAGTTACTAGGAGTTACAACTAAGCATTTTTTTCCTAAACCAGGGTACCTTGCCAAAGGAGTAAAGGATGTGAATGGCCTTTTATGGAGTTCTTCAAAACCTATTTATACAGAAGGAACCATCGGAAGGCATAGCAGATACTATAACGACTATTGCCTTTCTTGTATCATTCATAAGAAGGGATCTATGGAgttactggagatggttgTAGTGGAAACATTATCAAGGAGATggaagtactttgaaaagagtgGTGAAGAGTGGATGGAGATTAACAAGACAGACTTTGATCAGAAGCTAAGGGACCTAAAGATGGAACAGTCTACTACTCCAGAGTCTAAATACTGA
- a CDS encoding U5 small nuclear ribonucleoprotein subunit, putative (encoded by transcript BEWA_003740A): MEDLERTSGLSSPNILLTGHEGDVYALEFSPDGQFLATGGKDKTILLFQVYGECLNFGVLEGHKNAVLELHWDATGGLLYSCSADHTAAIWDVEYRKRIKNLNGHSEIVNSCYPARKVVGSNMIVTGSDDGTVKIWDTRSKNNAKSIAQDFQILAVCADANGERVFSGGIDNVIRVS; the protein is encoded by the exons atgGAGGACTTGGAGAGGACGTCCGGTTTGAGTTCTCCGAACATTCTCCTTACTGGCCACGAGGGTGACGTTTACGCGCTCGAATTCTCCCCCGATGGCCAATTTTTGGCGACTGGCGGTAAGGACAAGACGATTCTACTCTTTCAGGTCTACGGGGAGTGCCTGAACTTTGGGGTCTTGGAAGGACACAAGAATGCCGTCCTTGAGCTCCACTGGGACGCCACTGGCGGCCTCCTCTACTCGTGCTCGGCCGATCACACCGCCGCCATCTGGGACGTTGAATATCGCAAAAGGATCAAGAATTTGA ACGGTCACAGTGAAATCGTAAACTCGTGTTATCCCGCTCGTAAGGTCGTCGGCAGTAATATGATAGTGACCGGTTCCGACGACGGAACCGTAAAGATCTGGGATACTAGGTCCAAAAATAATGCAAAATCAATCGCTCAggatttccaaattttggcCGTATGCGCAGATGCAAACGGAGAACGCGTTTTTTCCGGTGGAATCGATAATGTAATCAGGGTAAGTTAA
- a CDS encoding hypothetical protein (encoded by transcript BEWA_003770A): MWQECYARSNSQKALDNGPGGSTLKALELLTECYILTQGQTVSIKGIKVARRIVEDCMKNVHPVYHIKEFMIKRDLHAEMVISF, translated from the exons ATGTGGCAAGAATGTTATGCCCGGTCTAACAGCCAAAAGGCGCTTGACAATG GTCCCGGAGGGTCTACGTTAAAGGCTCTGGAGCTTCTCACAGAGTGTTATATTCTTACCCAGGGACAGACGGTCTCAATAAAGGGCATTAAAGTCGCAAGGAGGATTGTGGAGGACTGCATGAAGAATGTGCACCCAGTCTATCACATTAAAGAGTTTATGATTAAGAGGgatttgcatgcagagaTGGTTATCTCCTTCTAG
- a CDS encoding hypothetical protein (encoded by transcript BEWA_003750A), translated as MVGITFDVLAPSDPSHFLLSGGFDGVYLFLKHTPKPGFEVVKVTHGVHVLWEAGASLLSLTLHKLGNLPVALLLHLDGSDLFFVFENLEWKGVTKVAYENKLHGHHNHFNPEELVLDFAHADPDKVVSVPFKYGHNLSTTFVPGLGVVFVGVKEGDDVLWKAGHAGDKCLHLSVHALNGVSDFARLSLVESGHALEKCFEKVGGKWTPLGFKGYLDKRAPAEPFLTSVDLSAKEPGHHVLLYKGGHHGLPFDVFLCSVLASVFKVVDGDQVLWEARGGERGLHVTLAHDGFHAHLLVLTPDGLKEHGFVKKNGKWVAADGGFPVHLKLLVH; from the coding sequence ATGGTGGGAATTACCTTTGACGTTCTTGCCCCTTCTGATCCCAGCCACTTTTTGCTTTCTGGTGGATTTGACGGTGTTTACCTCTTTCTCAAGCACACACCAAAGCCAGGTTTTGAGGTAGTGAAGGTTACACATGGTGTTCACGTCCTATGGGAGGCTGGAGcctctcttctttctctcACTCTTCACAAACTCGGCAACCTTCCAGTCGCTCTCCTCTTGCACCTTGACGGCTCTGACCTCTTCTTTGTCTTTGAGAACCTCGAGTGGAAGGGCGTGACCAAGGTAGCCTATGAGAACAAGCTCCATGGACATCACAATCATTTCAATCCAGAGGAACTTGTCTTGGATTTCGCTCATGCTGACCCAGACAAGGTAGTCTCAGTGCCATTCAAATATGGACACAACCTCAGTACCACCTTCGTACCAGGTCTTGGTGTAGTCTTTGTCGGTGTCAAGGAGGGGGATGACGTACTTTGGAAGGCCGGACATGCAGGCGATAAATGTCTACATCTTTCCGTTCACGCTTTGAATGGAGTTTCAGACTTTGCACGCCTTTCTCTGGTAGAGTCTGGTCATGCTCTAGAAAAGTGCTTTGAGAAGGTTGGAGGTAAATGGACTCCCCTTGGCTTCAAGGGCTACCTTGACAAGAGGGCACCAGCAGAGCCATTTCTCACTTCTGTTGACCTTTCAGCCAAGGAACCCGGTCATCATGTCTTGCTTTATAAGGGAGGACATCATGGACTTCCATTTGACGTCTTCCTTTGCTCCGTTCTTGCCTCTGTATTCAAGGTAGTTGACGGTGACCAGGTCCTCTGGGAGGCCAGGGGAGGTGAGAGGGGTCTCCATGTCACACTCGCCCATGACGGATTCCACGCTCATTTGTTGGTTTTGACCCCTGACGGTCTAAAGGAGCACGGatttgtaaagaagaaTGGGAAGTGGGTTGCCGCCGATGGCGGTTTCCCCGTGCATCTCAAACTCCTCGTTCACTAG